The following DNA comes from Candidatus Methylomirabilota bacterium.
ACATAGAGTCGCTCGTAGATGTATGAATCCTTCTTGGGCACGTTATATCGATCGGTGCACGTTCTGATGGATCCGTCGCCATCGATGCACCCCCGCACGAAATCAGCCATGAACTCGTCCGGAACGTCGATCGGCCCAAAGGTGAGACTCTTCGCAGGCGTGAGCCCGATACTGAGGAACCAGTTGTAGAGGCCGCGATCACACCACTGCACTCTGTGATACAGCCTTCCGGTCCTATGTCGGCATTGCGAGATCGGAGCGCCGAGTCGAAGACATCGGCGCATCGTCTCGATTTGATCGAGATCTTTGGAGATCAAGGACATCTGCCCTTTCTTCCCAGAAAGATTTCCGTCGGTCGCCATCAACCCGACCGCATACGCGACCTCAGGACTCCAGCTGATGTCACTCGTATCCATTCGGCCGAGTGGGATCGGCCGGACCGGAATGGCGAACCGTCGAAGCCGGCGGAAGACTGTCGTGGTCGCGCAACCGAGCCGAGGGGCGATCTGATCGACCGTGAGCCCCTCATCAACATAAAGCCGTCTCAGCAACTCAGCGTCAATGGGCACGTAGGGCGGCGGTTTCCTCCGCTCCCGCGTCGGGCGCGGCGTCTCCACACCTCCAGCGTCGCGCCGCCCGCCGCCCGGTCAATGCCTCAAATCCGATACACCAGAAGCGGCAGCGTCCTTCCGCGCGGCGTCGAGGGCGACTCGCCCGCGCGCCGCGCGCCCATCCTCAGATAGAAGCCCACGGCGAATGGATCCGACGCGATCCTGAGCCGGCGCGCGCCATCGGCGCGCAGCGTCGCGACGCAGTCGGCGAAGAGCCGCGCGCCGACGCCGCGGCCCATGTGCGCGGGCAGCACCCAGAAGTGCTCGAGCTCGCGCACGGCGCCCGTGCCGGCCAGCGCGTAGAAGCCGAGGACGGCGCC
Coding sequences within:
- a CDS encoding GNAT family N-acetyltransferase produces the protein MDVVIRRARPADARALTRVAHAAKRRWKYPEAWIARWRDALTVTPAFVERHPVRCATRGGAVLGFYALAGTGAVRELEHFWVLPAHMGRGVGARLFADCVATLRADGARRLRIASDPFAVGFYLRMGARRAGESPSTPRGRTLPLLVYRI